The following proteins come from a genomic window of Malus sylvestris chromosome 4, drMalSylv7.2, whole genome shotgun sequence:
- the LOC126618873 gene encoding chitinase-like protein 1 isoform X1 encodes MKISAAALVAVVALSVFLCASSDGDYSSTVAKVKIVRGKKLCDKGWECKGWSKYCCNLTISDYFQTYQFENLFSKRNTPVAHAVGFWDYQAFITAAALFEPLGFGTTGGKLMQMKEIAAFLGHVGSKTSCGYGVATGGPYAWGLCYNREMSPMQSYCDDYYKYIYPCSPGAEYYGRGALPIYWNYNYGAAGDALKVDLLNHPEYIEQNATLAFQAAVWRWMTPIKKSQPSAHQAFVGDWKPTKNDTLSKRFPGFGTTMNILYGESVCGKGDIDAMNNIVSHYQYYLDLMGVGRDEAGPHEVLTCAEQVAFNPIQPAVTASS; translated from the exons ATGAAGATCTCCGCTGCTGCATTGGTGGCCGTGGTGGCGCTGAGTGTTTTCCTGTGTGCCAGCAGCGACGGCGATTACTCGTCCACCGTGGCGAAAGTGAAGATTGTGAGGGGGAAGAAGCTGTGCGACAAAGGGTGGGAGTGTAAAGGGTGGTCAAAATACTGTTGCAATCTCACCATCTCCGATTACTTCCAGACTTACCAGTTTGAGAATCTGTTCTCCAAGAGAAACACGCCGGTGGCGCATGCCGTTGGGTTTTGGGATTACCAGGCGTTTATCACCGCCGCGGCGCTTTTCGAGCCTCTTGGGTTTGGGACCACCGGTGGGAAGCTTATGCAGATGAAGGAGATCGCCGCCTTTCTTGGACATGTCGGCAGCAAAACCTCCT GCGGTTACGGTGTGGCCACCGGAGGACCCTACGCTTGGGGGCTTTGCTACAACAGGGAAATGAGTCCCATGCAGTCATACTGTGATGACTATTACAAGTACATATATCCCTGCAGCCCTGGAGCTGAATACTATGGCCGTGGTGCTTTGCCTATCTACTG GAACTACAATTACGGTGCAGCTGGAGACGCTTTGAAGGTGGATCTGTTGAACCATCCAGAATACATTGAGCAGAACGCTACTCTTGCTTTCCAAGCTGCAGTATGGAGGTGGATGACCCCTATCAAGAAGTCACAACCCTCGGCCCACCAAGCATTTGTTGGAGACTGGAAGCCTACCAAGAACGATACCTTGAGTAAGCGGTTTCCTGGATTTGGCACTACAATGAATATTCTTTATGGGGAATCAGTTTGTGGCAAGGGTGACATTGATGCCATGAACAACATCGTTTCACATTACCAGTACTACCTGGACCTTATGGGTGTCGGTCGAGACGAGGCAGGGCCTCATGAAGTGTTAACTTGTGCCGAGCAGGTTGCATTTAACCCAATCCAGCCTGCTGTTACTGCATCTTCTTGA
- the LOC126618879 gene encoding putative lipid-transfer protein DIR1, which produces MEGARQKLVVVLAAVVLVAIAGNGGFVQVANAQNICNVSVTDLMKCRPAVTSPNPAPPTKACCAALSHANLSCLCSYKNSSVLPSLGIDPNLALQLPAKCKLPHPANC; this is translated from the coding sequence ATGGAGGGTGCTCGTCAAAAGCTGGTCGTAGTTTTGGCTGCTGTGGTTTTGGTTGCAATTGCAGGCAATGGCGGTTTTGTTCAGGTTGCTAATGCTCAGAACATATGCAACGTCTCTGTCACCGATTTGATGAAGTGTAGGCCGGCTGTGACTTCTCCGAATCCGGCACCGCCTACTAAAGCCTGCTGCGCGGCGCTGTCGCACGCCAACCTGAGCTGCCTTTGCTCCTACAAGAACTCCAGTGTCTTGCCTTCTCTGGGAATTGACCCTAACCTTGCCCTACAGCTTCCCGCCAAGTGCAAGCTTCCCCATCCTGCCAATTGCTAG
- the LOC126618878 gene encoding putative lipid-transfer protein DIR1, translated as MEGARQKLVVVLAAVVLVAIAGNGGFVQVDNAQNICNVSVTDLMTCRAAVTSPNLAPPTKACCAALSHANLSCLCSYKNSSVLPSLGIDPNLALQLPAKCKLLHPANC; from the coding sequence ATGGAGGGTGCTCGTCAAAAGCTGGTCGTAGTTTTGGCTGCTGTGGTTTTGGTTGCAATTGCAGGCAATGGCGGTTTTGTTCAGGTTGATAATGCTCAGAACATATGCAACGTCTCTGTCACCGATTTGATGACTTGCAGGGCGGCTGTGACTTCTCCGAATCTGGCACCGCCTACAAAAGCCTGCTGCGCGGCGCTGTCGCACGCCAACCTGAGCTGCCTTTGCTCCTACAAGAACTCCAGTGTCTTGCCTTCTCTGGGGATTGACCCTAACCTTGCCCTACAGCTTCCCGCCAAGTGCAAGCTTCTCCATCCTGCCAATTGCTAG
- the LOC126618877 gene encoding putative lipid-transfer protein DIR1 codes for MEGARQKLVVVLAAVVLVAIAGNGGFVQVANAQNICNISVTGLMTCRPAVTSPNPAPPTKACCAALSHANLSCLCSYKNSSVLPSLGIDPNLALQLPAKCKLPHPANC; via the coding sequence ATGGAGGGTGCTCGTCAAAAGCTGGTCGTAGTTTTGGCTGCTGTGGTTTTGGTTGCAATTGCAGGCAATGGCGGTTTTGTTCAGGTTGCTAATGCTCAGAACATATGCAACATCTCTGTCACCGGTTTGATGACTTGCAGGCCGGCTGTGACTTCTCCGAATCCGGCACCGCCTACAAAAGCCTGCTGCGCGGCGCTGTCGCACGCCAACCTGAGCTGCCTTTGCTCCTACAAGAACTCCAGTGTGTTGCCTTCTCTGGGGATTGACCCTAACCTTGCCCTACAGCTTCCCGCCAAGTGCAAGCTTCCCCATCCTGCCAATTGCTAG
- the LOC126618872 gene encoding UDP-glycosyltransferase 92A1-like: MESQDQEHIVMLPFMAQGHLIPFLQLARNLQQRKSLITVTVASTALNIQYLRTTIASNSSSQSDSNIRLAELSFCGTDHGLPPNGENTENLPISKIGNLVAASTSLEAPARRLISDIIEKEGRPPLCIISDMYFGWAANLANSFGTAHVTFTTGGAYGTAALVSIWLNLPHRSTASDEFPVPGFPESYRFHISQLNPYLRAADGTDFGSRIFQPQLSLSTKSFGWLCSTVEEIEPVGLKILRNYLGRPVWSIGPLLPLEALNNSSTLALSVSRQRAGKEFGIPPEACLEWLDSQCSDSVVYISFGSQNSISSNQMMELALGLEESGRPFIWVIRPPVGYDMKGEFRAEWLPEGFEDRMSRGKQGLVVHNWAPQLEILSHKSTGVFVSHCGWNSVMESLSQGVPMIGWPLASEQAFNSKMLAEEMGVSVELTRGSQSVIVGKEVKRLIDLVMEKSGKGGEMRKKAGDIGEQIRAAVRDEAEDKGSFVLEMDDFLGTILATRRKN; this comes from the coding sequence ATGGAAAGCCAAGACCAAGAGCACATTGTGATGCTGCCATTCATGGCTCAGGGCCATCTCATACCATTCCTGCAACTGGCAAGAAATCTCCAACAGAGAAAAAGCTTGATCACTGTCACCGTCGCAAGCACCGCCCTCAACATCCAATACCTCCGCACCACGATCGCCTCCAACTCAAGCTCTCAATCTGACTCCAACATCCGCTTGGCTGAGCTATCATTCTGTGGCACAGACCACGGCTTGCCCCCGAACGGCGAGAACACAGAGAACTTGCCTATCAGCAAAATAGGAAACCTAGTTGCTGCATCAACAAGTCTTGAAGCTCCTGCTCGCCGCCTTATCTCTGATATCATCGAAAAAGAAGGCCGCCCGCCGCTCTGTATTATCTCTGACATGTACTTTGGATGGGCTGCTAATCTTGCAAACAGCTTTGGAACTGCGCATGTGACTTTCACCACAGGTGGTGCCTATGGCACTGCAGCTTTGGTGTCTATTTGGCTTAACCTCCCACACCGTTCTACAGCTTCGGATGAGTTCCCGGTGCCGGGGTTTCCTGAGAGTTACCGCTTCCATATCTCTCAGCTGAATCCATACTTAAGAGCTGCAGATGGTACTGACTTTGGGTCAAGAATTTTTCAACCTCAGCTTTCGCTTTCTACGAAATCCTTTGGGTGGTTGTGTAGTACTGTTGAGGAGATTGAGCCAGTTGGATTGAAGATCTTGAGGAACTACCTGGGGCGTCCTGTATGGTCCATCGGACCTCTTCTTCCTTTAGAAGCACTCAACAACTCATCTACTTTGGCCTTAAGTGTTTCAAGGCAACGCGCCGGAAAAGAATTCGGCATACCTCCTGAAGCATGCCTGGAATGGCTTGACTCACAATGTTCGGATTCGGTTGTTTACATCTCATTTGGTTCTCAAAACAGTATAAGTTCAAACCAGATGATGGAATTAGCtcttgggttggaagaaagTGGAAGGCCTTTTATTTGGGTAATAAGGCCTCCGGTTGGATATGATATGAAGGGTGAGTTCCGAGCAGAGTGGTTGCCCGAGGGGTTCGAAGATCGAATGAGTAGAGGAAAACAAGGGTTGGTGGTGCACAATTGGGCACCCCAGTTGGAGATATTGTCACACAAGTCGACGGGTGTGTTTGTTAGCCACTGCGGATGGAATTCAGTGATGGAGAGCTTAAGCCAAGGGGTGCCAATGATAGGGTGGCCATTGGCGTCCGAGCAGGCATTTAACTCGAAGATGTTGGCGGAGGAGATGGGCGTGAGCGTCGAACTTACAAGGGGATCACAGAGTGTTATTGTTGGGAAGGAGGTGAAGAGACTGATAGATTTGGTGATGGAGAAAAGTGGCAAAGGAGGAGAAATGAGGAAAAAAGCGGGTGATATTGGGGAGCAGATAAGAGCAGCAGTAAGGGATGAGGCAGAAGACAAGGGATCGTTTGTTTTGGAAATGGATGATTTTCTTGGCACCATTTTAGCAACTAGAAGAAAAAATTAG
- the LOC126618866 gene encoding probable pectinesterase/pectinesterase inhibitor 35, whose product MFTILSSSNNIGEDRSKTHTFFLTMFLIIQILLPSAEANQASSPSLFSKFSRAGPSKEANNIVSLCKHTPHQAACESIFISKTSNITTITKPPPQTLEGLLVHSVDFSIIKARLARALAYNLTISHRQTSHQTHSLGGINDCLELLEDSIDLLDNVILKYDSTKSTYGHADDDIQSWLSAALTNQETCLDSLESDKSMVDKGAMETSAKNMNQFISNSLSLFMLTTRSPKQAQNKNPNNIVGGRRLLSDDFPSWVSGAERKLLEASVGDLEAHAVVALDGSGTHKSIGEALGLVASLAESGGGGRSVIHVKAGTYHEYIKIPTKQKNVMLIGDGLGTTIVVGDRNSDDGWTTFQSATVAAMGDGFIARDITFENNAGPSKHQAVALRVGADKSVIFRCSIVGYQDTLYTHSKRQFYRDTQIYGTVDFIFGNSAAVFQNCNIYARKPASTGLKNFVTAQGRTTPDQNTGISIHNCKISAASDLAPVKSKYETHLGRPWKQYSRTVIMQSYLDDSISKAGWSPWSGGFALNTLYYGEYSNYGPGASTLGRVRWPGYHASLTPVAAQAFTVSGFISGNVWLPSTGVSFDSGLIK is encoded by the exons ATGTTTACAATACTGAGTTCCTCCAATAATATTGGAGAAGACAGAAGCAAAACACACACTTTCTTTCTAACCATGTTCTTGATCATACAAATCTTGCTGCCATCAGCAGAAGCTAATCAGGCTTCTTCACCATCCCTTTTCTCCAAATTCTCCAGAGCAGGACCATCCAAAGAAGCCAACAATATTGTATCTTTGTGCAAACATACCCCTCACCAGGCAGCTTGTGAATCCATTTTCATCTCCAAAACAAGTAATATTACTACAATTACTAAACCACCCCCTCAAACCCTTGAAGGCCTCCTTGTCCACTCAGTCGACTTCAGCATTATAAAGGCTCGTTTGGCTCGCGCTCTTGCCTATAATCTTACCATTTCCCATCGTCAAACCTCTCATCAAACACACTCGCTTGGTGGCATCAATGACTGCCTCGAGCTGCTCGAGGACAGTATCGATTTACTTGATAATGTCATACTCAAATACGACAGTACCAAAAGCACCTATGGCCATGCTGACGACGATATCCAAAGCTGGCTCAGTGCTGCTCTTACCAATCAAGAAACTTGTCTAGACAGCCTTGAGAGTGATAAGTCAATGGTAGACAAGGGCGCTATGGAGACTTCAGCTAAAAATATGAACCAATTCATAAGTAACTCTCTGTCACTTTTCATGCTCACTACTAGGTCACCAAAGCAGGcccaaaacaaaaaccctaataacATTGTCGGTGGCCGGAGGCTGTTGTCGGATGATTTTCCGAGTTGGGTGTCCGGCGCTGAGAGAAAGCTTCTAGAAGCTTCTGTGGGTGACTTAGAAGCACATGCTGTGGTGGCTTTGGATGGGAGTGGTACGCACAAGAGTATCGGTGAAGCACTTGGGTTGGTGGCCTCATTGGCTGAGAGTGGAGGAGGTGGCAGGTCTGTAATTCATGTAAAAGCTGGGACTTATCATGAATATATTAAAATACCAACGAAGCAGAAGAACGTTATGTTAATTGGTGATGGTTTGGGGACGACGATTGTTGTGGGCGATAGGAACTCTGATGATGGTTGGACCACTTTCCAGTCTGCCACGGTTG CTGCTATGGGAGACGGATTTATAGCTCGTGACATAACGTTTGAGAATAATGCCGGTCCATCAAAGCACCAAGCGGTTGCCCTCCGAGTCGGCGCTGACAAGTCAGTGATTTTCCGATGCTCCATCGTCGGTTACCAAGACACCCTTTACACTCACTCCAAGCGCCAGTTCTACAGAGACACCCAAATCTACGGAACAGTTGATTTCATATTTGGAAACTCAGCAGCAGTTTTCCAGAACTGCAACATTTATGCAAGAAAACCCGCTTCGACTGGTCTCAAAAACTTTGTCACAGCACAAGGCAGAACTACCCCGGATCAGAACACTGGAATTTCGATTCATAACTGCAAAATTTCTGCTGCTTCGGATCTTGCTCCGGTGAAATCCAAGTACGAGACGCATCTTGGAAGGCCATGGAAGCAGTACTCAAGAACAGTTATCATGCAGTCTTACTTGGATGACTCAATTAGTAAGGCTGGTTGGTCACCTTGGTCAGGTGGGTTTGCTCTAAACACATTGTATTATGGTGAGTATTCTAATTATGGGCCTGGGGCTTCAACTTTGGGTCGGGTCCGGTGGCCAGGGTATCATGCATCACTTACACCAGTTGCTGCACAAGCCTTCACTGTTAGTGGTTTCATCTCTGGGAACGTTTGGTTGCCTTCCACTGGGGTTTCTTTTGATTCGGGACTCATTAAATGA